The sequence GGGCCCGCTTAGCCGCACGATCCCAATGCCGCCCTCACCGGGAGGCGTCGAGATCGCTGCAATGGTGTCTTCACTCGTCCTGGGAATCGCTCGATCCCGCATCGAAGTCCGCCGTGCCCTGCGAAGGCTGGGTCTGCTGTTCGACGCCTGCCCGCTGTCCGCCGCCACGCCGTCTGCGCGGCCGCCGCCGCCGCGAGGGGCGATTGCCTTCGCGGGATTCCGGTTCGTAGTCGATCCGGTTGCCATCCACGGGTTCCTGATTGTCATCGGCCCGGTTGCCGTTGTCAGGACGCACGGAGCGACCGTCCCGTTGGTTGCGCGAATGACCTGAATCGCGACGGCCCTGTGGATGGCGTCGTCCGCCGTTGTCGCGGCGGCCTCTACCATCGCGTTGTTGGCCGTCCGGCCGCCGGCGCGGCGAACGGTCGTTATTGGGGGCATCGTCCTTGAGGCCGATAATCACACTTCGCACGGAGGCTTCGCCGACACTGTACGTGCGCACTTCGGGATCGTCTTCCAGGGTCAAATGTATGATGCGTCGTTCGTCCGGGCTCATGGGCTTCACGCGGACGCGGCGTCCCGTTTCTTTGACGCGTTGGGCAAGCTTGCGAGCCAAATCTTCCAAGGCTTCGCGACGGCGGTCCACGTATCCCTCGACATCCACGACAATCCGCTCGGTGTCTTCGTTGCCTTCACCGCTATGGGCAATGCGATTGATAAGGTACTGAAGCGACTGCAGGGTGCGGCCTTTCCGGCCGATGAGGATCGCGGAATCCGGCGATTCGACCTTCAGGCGCAGGCTTCCGTTTTCCGTGACCTCGCTGGCGACCGTGGCTTCGATTCCCATCTTCTGGATCAATTCACGCAGCAAGGCTTCTGCTTCCGCGATGAATCGCTCGCTCGGCGGAGTCAATGGTTCGGCCGGAGGGCGGGGACTCTCGCGCCGGGGCTGTTCCTGACGCGGCGTTTCTTTGCGTGGCTGTTCGGCGCGATTTCCG comes from Candidatus Hydrogenedentota bacterium and encodes:
- a CDS encoding Jag N-terminal domain-containing protein codes for the protein MRSVEVTAKTREEAIKLALKQLRAERHEVNVEIVDEGSPGFFGFGARPVKLRVTHESDEPEAPAPHEPERRETPRRDGPRRGGEQRRDASRREAPRSDAPRSESPRSESPRREGNRHEQPRREGPRPEQPRRERDGNRAEQPRRERDGNRAEQPRKETPRQEQPRRESPRPPAEPLTPPSERFIAEAEALLRELIQKMGIEATVASEVTENGSLRLKVESPDSAILIGRKGRTLQSLQYLINRIAHSGEGNEDTERIVVDVEGYVDRRREALEDLARKLAQRVKETGRRVRVKPMSPDERRIIHLTLEDDPEVRTYSVGEASVRSVIIGLKDDAPNNDRSPRRRPDGQQRDGRGRRDNGGRRHPQGRRDSGHSRNQRDGRSVRPDNGNRADDNQEPVDGNRIDYEPESREGNRPSRRRRPRRRRGGGQRAGVEQQTQPSQGTADFDAGSSDSQDE